Proteins found in one Pontibacter sp. SGAir0037 genomic segment:
- a CDS encoding murein hydrolase activator EnvC: protein MKALYKPAFFLLLLLLPFATYAQKQKPKSKAQLEKEKTENLKRIKEANRILQQTKAQKEASLGQLNAIQEKITVQQGVITNISKEVSFIDSEVRETESIVNALESDLEKLKKEYATMVYAASKSANSYNKLMFLFAADSFNQLVRRMRYLQQYSEARKKQVEQINKVQIALTRQLNLLASKRQEKRGLLNKQIAESKNLQSLKQEQNNVVSRLSQQEQNLKQEVAQRQSAVKKLDNLIADIVREEMARAAREAREAGRATSGSANKITLTPEAALISSSFAGNRGRLAWPVEKGFISQRFGRHNHPVLKGVVVENRGIDIQTAQGENARAIFEGKVLTVASVPGMNNIVMVQHGEYFTVYAKLRTVNVKEGQNVKMKDVIGTVYTDADGTTELQFQIWKNNANLDPSGWIISK, encoded by the coding sequence ATGAAGGCCCTTTACAAACCTGCCTTCTTTCTGTTGCTGTTATTGCTGCCTTTTGCCACTTATGCGCAAAAGCAGAAGCCTAAGTCGAAGGCTCAGCTAGAGAAAGAAAAGACAGAAAACCTGAAACGCATCAAAGAAGCAAACCGCATTCTGCAGCAAACAAAGGCGCAGAAGGAAGCGTCGCTTGGGCAGTTAAATGCTATACAGGAAAAGATTACAGTGCAACAAGGGGTAATCACTAATATTTCAAAAGAAGTTAGCTTTATAGATTCTGAGGTACGGGAAACAGAAAGCATTGTAAATGCACTGGAGTCGGACCTGGAAAAGCTCAAGAAAGAGTATGCCACTATGGTATACGCTGCTTCCAAGTCAGCGAACAGCTACAACAAACTCATGTTTTTATTTGCTGCCGACTCTTTTAATCAACTGGTAAGGCGGATGCGTTACCTGCAGCAGTATTCCGAGGCGCGCAAAAAGCAGGTAGAGCAAATTAATAAAGTACAAATTGCGCTTACACGCCAGCTTAATCTCCTGGCTTCGAAACGGCAGGAAAAGAGAGGCTTGCTGAATAAACAGATTGCGGAGAGTAAAAATCTGCAGAGCCTAAAACAGGAGCAGAATAATGTAGTGAGCCGCCTAAGCCAGCAGGAGCAAAACCTGAAGCAGGAGGTAGCACAACGGCAATCGGCAGTAAAGAAACTTGACAACCTGATTGCAGACATCGTTCGGGAAGAGATGGCCAGAGCTGCCCGCGAAGCCAGAGAAGCAGGCAGAGCCACCAGTGGCAGTGCCAACAAAATTACCCTTACGCCAGAGGCTGCTCTTATTTCGTCTTCGTTTGCCGGTAATAGAGGCCGTTTAGCATGGCCGGTAGAAAAAGGCTTTATCTCACAACGCTTTGGCCGTCATAATCACCCTGTTTTAAAAGGAGTTGTGGTGGAAAACCGGGGCATTGATATTCAGACAGCACAAGGCGAAAATGCCAGGGCTATTTTCGAAGGTAAGGTGCTTACAGTAGCCAGTGTACCAGGCATGAACAACATTGTCATGGTTCAGCATGGGGAATACTTTACCGTATATGCCAAGTTACGGACAGTAAATGTAAAAGAAGGGCAGAATGTAAAGATGAAGGATGTAATCGGCACTGTTTACACCGACGCAGATGGCACAACAGAGCTTCAGTTCCAAATCTGGAAAAACAATGCAAACCTGGACCCTTCCGGCTGGATCATCAGCAAATAA
- a CDS encoding DUF4292 domain-containing protein translates to MNKQFFIYLLAIVMFSACKKEIAPTTASTTTETVGNVSIKNLEFNYLSARGNLKFEDKGQTTSSGYALRMKKDSVIWISVLPGLGIEAARIKITQDSVYVMNRLQKEYIATDYRFLSNQFRVNLNFDAVQAILIGNYQPVGREKAIDEGQMHHVQQLRNYLLFDYFINKESEKLQQLHVNDQQSGNNIVVKYENFQNIGAVPFAHALAAQILQAGQTSVFNLTHNRVTITDDPQDFPFTVPGDYKKL, encoded by the coding sequence ATGAATAAACAGTTCTTCATTTACCTGCTGGCTATAGTTATGTTTTCAGCATGTAAAAAAGAAATTGCACCTACCACCGCCTCTACCACTACCGAAACTGTTGGAAATGTATCTATCAAAAACCTCGAGTTTAACTACCTGAGCGCAAGAGGCAATTTAAAATTTGAAGATAAAGGCCAGACCACTTCCTCGGGTTATGCTCTTCGCATGAAGAAGGATAGTGTTATCTGGATATCTGTGCTTCCCGGTTTGGGCATAGAGGCTGCCCGCATTAAAATAACGCAGGACTCTGTTTATGTTATGAACAGGCTGCAGAAAGAGTACATTGCCACAGACTACAGGTTCCTGAGCAACCAGTTTCGGGTAAACCTGAACTTTGATGCCGTGCAAGCCATCCTGATTGGCAACTACCAGCCTGTTGGCAGGGAAAAGGCGATAGATGAAGGCCAGATGCACCATGTACAGCAACTGCGGAATTATTTGCTTTTCGACTACTTTATTAACAAAGAAAGCGAAAAGCTGCAGCAGCTTCATGTAAACGACCAGCAATCCGGCAATAACATTGTGGTAAAATACGAGAACTTTCAGAACATTGGCGCGGTTCCCTTTGCCCATGCGCTGGCTGCACAGATACTCCAGGCAGGCCAGACCTCTGTTTTTAACCTGACACATAACAGAGTTACCATTACAGATGATCCTCAGGACTTTCCGTTTACTGTACCAGGCGACTACAAAAAGTTATAA
- a CDS encoding tetratricopeptide repeat protein, with protein sequence MNRFRNIVLAASCLALVMVAEDSQAQSSRKKKEKVTRETAESAIAPVPQPSEQEKQISEALFLDGLKFFMLEDYDQALKLFQKAHTLTPANAALNYKLAETNLMLQKATNALPYAQAAVSQDPNNSYYYLLLAQLYTEQKQYTEAAQVFNDLLQKVPNTEQYLFNLADLYMSQSKFEDALKTYERIEKQFGPIEQVSISRQQIYLRQKNVAKAIAEGEKLIATNPTEIRYFLAQAELYNASQKPDIAIETLQRALRLDPNNPFAHLMLSDLNRQKGNKAESERQAKLAFSSSELEIDTKVRILVDFIRQLPNPEVEKVALDLVNLTIKAHPEEAKAYAVAGDLQAIAGKKEQARNNYLKAVKLDDSHFKIWQQIVLLDAELAQSDSLIKHSEQALELFPNQAVFWFYNGTGYLIEQNFDKAVKSLEYGKRLSASEPELVMQFNMQLGDGYNSLKNFKKSDEAYEAVLAQDADNEHVLNNYSYFLSLRNEKLGKAKEMADRLVRKHPNNPTYLDTYAWVLYKLEDYEGALKHLEEAIALSDDATIVEHYGDVLFKIGKKDDAVRQWQKAKIKGEASAYIDKKIKEKKLYE encoded by the coding sequence ATGAATCGATTCAGAAACATTGTCCTTGCAGCAAGCTGCCTGGCCTTGGTAATGGTGGCGGAAGACAGCCAGGCGCAGTCTTCCAGGAAGAAGAAAGAGAAGGTGACGCGAGAGACAGCTGAATCTGCTATCGCTCCTGTGCCACAACCCTCGGAGCAGGAAAAGCAAATAAGCGAGGCACTGTTTCTGGATGGTTTAAAGTTTTTTATGCTGGAGGACTACGACCAGGCCCTCAAGCTTTTTCAAAAAGCACATACGCTTACACCTGCCAATGCTGCCCTCAACTATAAGCTGGCAGAAACAAACCTGATGCTCCAGAAAGCGACCAACGCTTTACCCTATGCGCAGGCTGCTGTAAGCCAGGACCCGAACAACTCCTACTATTACCTGTTGCTTGCCCAGTTATATACAGAGCAAAAGCAATATACCGAAGCAGCCCAGGTTTTTAACGATTTGCTGCAGAAAGTTCCTAACACAGAGCAATACCTTTTTAACCTGGCCGATTTATACATGTCGCAGTCTAAGTTTGAGGATGCCCTGAAAACGTATGAGCGCATAGAAAAACAGTTCGGCCCGATCGAGCAGGTTTCTATCAGCCGACAGCAGATTTACCTGAGGCAGAAAAATGTGGCAAAAGCCATAGCGGAGGGTGAAAAGCTTATTGCCACAAACCCTACCGAAATACGCTATTTTCTGGCTCAGGCCGAGCTATACAATGCTTCTCAAAAGCCTGACATTGCCATTGAAACACTTCAACGCGCCTTACGGTTAGATCCGAACAATCCTTTTGCGCACCTGATGCTTTCTGACCTTAATCGCCAGAAAGGTAATAAGGCGGAGTCGGAGCGGCAGGCTAAACTGGCTTTTTCCAGCTCAGAGCTGGAGATCGACACCAAAGTCCGTATCCTGGTTGACTTTATACGCCAGCTACCAAACCCGGAAGTAGAGAAAGTAGCGCTGGATCTGGTAAACCTGACCATAAAGGCTCATCCGGAAGAAGCAAAAGCATATGCCGTTGCTGGTGATTTACAAGCCATTGCCGGTAAAAAAGAGCAAGCCCGCAATAACTACTTAAAAGCAGTTAAACTAGACGATTCGCACTTTAAAATCTGGCAGCAGATTGTATTGCTGGATGCAGAGTTAGCACAGTCTGATTCGCTTATTAAGCACTCGGAGCAGGCATTAGAGCTATTCCCTAACCAGGCTGTGTTCTGGTTCTACAACGGCACAGGTTACCTGATAGAGCAGAACTTCGATAAAGCTGTTAAGTCGCTGGAATATGGCAAACGTTTATCAGCCAGCGAGCCTGAGCTGGTGATGCAGTTTAACATGCAGCTGGGTGATGGCTACAATTCGCTGAAAAACTTTAAAAAATCAGATGAAGCCTATGAAGCTGTACTGGCACAGGATGCTGATAATGAGCATGTATTAAACAATTACAGTTATTTTCTTTCGCTCCGCAACGAGAAGCTGGGCAAAGCAAAAGAAATGGCGGATCGCCTGGTAAGAAAGCACCCGAACAACCCTACTTACCTGGATACTTACGCCTGGGTACTATATAAGCTGGAAGACTACGAGGGAGCTTTAAAACATTTAGAAGAAGCTATTGCCCTCTCAGACGATGCCACTATTGTAGAACACTATGGCGATGTACTTTTTAAAATCGGGAAAAAAGACGATGCTGTGCGCCAGTGGCAAAAAGCTAAAATAAAAGGCGAAGCATCTGCCTACATTGATAAAAAAATAAAAGAAAAGAAACTGTATGAATAA
- a CDS encoding sugar phosphate nucleotidyltransferase, with amino-acid sequence MRIIIPMAGMGKRMRPHTLTIPKPLIPIAGKPIVQRLVEDIAKVCQEPIEEVAFIIGHFGDKVEQDLKKIAQAVGAKGSIYYQEEALGTAHAILCAQESLEGKVVVAFADTLFKADFQLDTNADGTIWVQRVEDPRPFGVVKLNENNEITDFVEKPEEFISDLAIIGIYYFQDGAYLRSELQYLLDNDIKDKGEYQLTNALENMKNKGTTFIPAVISEWLDCGNKNATVYTNQRYLEYIKDEEGLVASSAQLQNSVIIPPVYIGENAIINNSVIGPHVSIGNNTSVNSSVVSNSIVQENATLTNGNISNSMVGNFVSYEGRQSDLSLGDYNTLKD; translated from the coding sequence ATGAGGATTATAATACCAATGGCTGGTATGGGAAAGCGCATGCGCCCACACACTTTAACTATTCCAAAACCACTTATCCCTATCGCAGGCAAGCCCATCGTGCAGCGCCTGGTTGAAGATATTGCTAAAGTTTGTCAGGAACCTATAGAAGAGGTTGCTTTTATTATAGGTCACTTCGGTGATAAAGTGGAGCAGGACCTGAAAAAGATTGCACAGGCTGTTGGTGCTAAAGGCAGCATTTACTACCAGGAGGAGGCCTTGGGCACTGCACACGCTATTTTGTGTGCACAAGAGTCGCTGGAAGGTAAAGTGGTAGTAGCTTTTGCTGACACACTTTTTAAAGCAGATTTCCAATTAGACACCAATGCAGATGGCACTATCTGGGTACAGCGCGTAGAAGACCCTCGCCCGTTTGGTGTAGTTAAGCTAAACGAGAACAACGAAATCACAGATTTTGTAGAAAAACCAGAAGAGTTTATTTCTGACCTGGCCATTATTGGTATCTATTACTTCCAAGACGGAGCCTACCTGCGCAGCGAGCTGCAATACCTGCTCGATAACGACATCAAAGATAAAGGAGAATACCAGCTAACCAATGCCTTGGAGAACATGAAGAACAAAGGCACCACCTTTATACCTGCTGTCATATCCGAATGGCTCGATTGCGGAAATAAAAACGCAACTGTGTATACTAATCAGCGGTATTTGGAGTATATAAAGGATGAGGAAGGTTTAGTCGCTTCGTCGGCGCAGCTGCAGAACTCTGTTATTATACCTCCGGTATACATAGGTGAAAATGCTATTATCAACAACTCTGTGATAGGGCCTCACGTTTCCATAGGAAACAACACCAGCGTAAACAGTTCTGTAGTAAGCAACTCCATCGTACAGGAGAACGCTACCCTTACAAACGGAAACATATCAAACTCAATGGTGGGTAACTTTGTTTCCTATGAAGGGCGCCAGTCTGACCTCAGCCTCGGCGACTACAATACGCTTAAAGACTAG
- the dut gene encoding dUTP diphosphatase: protein MNKNSLQVNVINQSKHALPSYQTVHSAGMDLRANLDAPVTLKPLQRTLVSTGLFIELPEGHEAQIRPRSGLAFKHGISIVNSPGTIDADYRGEIKVLLVNLSDQDFVIEDGERIAQMVVAKYERVSWLEAATLTNTERGAGGYGSTGTN, encoded by the coding sequence ATGAATAAAAACAGCTTACAGGTTAATGTAATTAACCAATCCAAACACGCACTTCCTTCTTACCAGACAGTGCATTCGGCTGGCATGGATTTACGTGCCAACTTAGATGCTCCTGTTACGTTAAAGCCTCTTCAGCGAACCTTAGTATCCACTGGTTTATTTATAGAGCTTCCCGAAGGGCACGAGGCACAGATACGGCCCAGAAGTGGCCTGGCCTTTAAACATGGTATTTCTATAGTAAACAGCCCTGGTACTATTGATGCCGATTACCGTGGCGAAATTAAAGTATTACTGGTGAATTTGTCGGATCAGGACTTTGTGATAGAAGACGGAGAGCGTATTGCCCAAATGGTTGTAGCAAAGTATGAGCGTGTATCGTGGCTGGAGGCAGCCACTCTAACGAACACAGAAAGAGGTGCAGGTGGCTATGGCAGCACAGGCACTAATTAA
- a CDS encoding lipopolysaccharide biosynthesis protein: MSIAKKLVGQTAAYGLSSIVGRAINYLLVPIYTAVLLREEYGVISYLYSFTAFFNILYTYGMETAFFRFANKTGADKRALYNRTLSSILVSSSIFTTVLIVAAQPIAVYVGLPDHPEYIIWLALVLAIDAIVAIPFAWLRLHNKAIKFASLKLANILLTVGANTFFLVICRDIYGGEYLIGLQPIVAQIYDPGFNIGYIFLINLVANALLLPMLWRELSIFRFKLDFGQLKPMLQYAYPLLFMGIAGIVNEVIDRILLERWLPEGFYPNTSNMAAVGVYSACYKLAIFMTLAIQAFRYAAEPFFFSQAQDKSSPQTFALIMKWFVIVCAFIFLFISANLEDFAILIRTPAFREGIAIVPVLLLANLFLGVYYNLTVWFKLSDKTHYGTYISLGGAAITILFNLLLIPVLGYMGSAIATLICYFSMALICYLLGNKHYPIPYPVATITAYIALATGLVIIARYITLENFWLEHLLNLGICALFALVIWQREGAKLWKQRTAKVN; encoded by the coding sequence ATGAGTATAGCCAAAAAACTGGTTGGGCAAACAGCTGCCTATGGTTTAAGCAGTATAGTAGGCAGAGCGATAAACTATCTGCTTGTGCCTATTTATACAGCCGTGCTCCTGCGTGAGGAATATGGCGTTATTTCTTATTTATACTCGTTTACGGCATTCTTCAACATCCTCTACACCTACGGAATGGAGACTGCCTTTTTCCGCTTCGCCAACAAAACAGGAGCCGACAAGCGCGCCTTGTATAACAGAACACTAAGTTCGATTCTCGTTAGCAGCTCGATCTTTACGACTGTTCTTATAGTTGCCGCTCAGCCTATTGCTGTTTATGTAGGCTTACCCGATCATCCGGAATATATTATATGGCTGGCACTGGTACTGGCAATCGATGCTATTGTAGCCATACCTTTCGCCTGGCTTCGGCTCCACAACAAGGCTATAAAGTTCGCTTCTCTTAAACTCGCCAATATTCTGCTTACGGTGGGGGCCAATACATTTTTCCTGGTAATTTGCCGCGACATTTATGGAGGCGAATATCTAATAGGATTACAGCCCATAGTAGCGCAGATATATGACCCAGGCTTTAATATAGGCTACATATTCCTAATTAATTTAGTAGCCAATGCGCTGCTACTGCCTATGCTTTGGCGTGAGCTAAGCATTTTCAGGTTTAAACTTGATTTCGGTCAGCTTAAGCCAATGCTGCAATACGCTTACCCGCTTCTCTTTATGGGAATTGCTGGTATCGTAAATGAGGTAATAGACCGCATTCTGCTGGAGCGGTGGCTACCGGAAGGCTTTTACCCAAACACTAGCAATATGGCGGCAGTAGGAGTTTATAGTGCCTGTTATAAACTCGCTATTTTTATGACACTAGCGATACAAGCATTTCGTTATGCGGCCGAGCCTTTCTTTTTCTCACAGGCACAGGATAAAAGCTCACCACAGACCTTTGCGCTTATTATGAAATGGTTTGTAATTGTGTGCGCCTTTATTTTTCTATTCATATCTGCTAACCTCGAAGACTTTGCTATTCTAATACGTACTCCTGCTTTCCGGGAAGGAATTGCCATTGTTCCGGTGCTGTTGCTAGCGAATCTTTTCTTAGGAGTTTACTATAACCTTACCGTCTGGTTTAAGCTTTCAGATAAGACGCACTATGGCACCTATATAAGCCTGGGCGGTGCCGCTATCACAATACTTTTTAACCTGCTGCTCATCCCGGTGCTGGGTTATATGGGATCTGCTATTGCCACCCTTATCTGCTATTTTAGCATGGCACTGATTTGCTACCTGCTAGGCAATAAACATTATCCCATCCCCTATCCTGTTGCTACCATTACGGCTTACATTGCCTTGGCTACCGGTTTGGTTATAATTGCCCGCTATATTACACTTGAAAATTTCTGGCTGGAGCACCTGCTTAATCTGGGCATTTGCGCCCTGTTTGCCCTCGTGATATGGCAGCGTGAGGGAGCAAAGCTATGGAAGCAAAGAACTGCAAAAGTTAATTAA
- a CDS encoding enoyl-CoA hydratase/isomerase family protein produces MATFQNLLLQLEDNGILTISINRADKLNALNSTTILELQQAIQEVYDDTTIKGVIITGVGAKAFVAGADIAEIAELSEVNARSFAERGQEVFSMIERCNKPVIAAVNGFALGGGCELAMACHMRIASENAKFGQPEVNLGLIPGYGGTQRLTQLIGKGKAMELMMTADMLSAPEALALGLANHVVAQEELLPKCHEILTKILAKAPLAIGMVIDCVNAVYAKDENGYQTEANSFARCCTSEDFVEGTNAFLEKRKANFKGI; encoded by the coding sequence ATGGCTACATTCCAAAACCTACTGCTTCAACTCGAAGATAACGGCATCCTTACTATCTCTATCAACAGAGCTGATAAGTTGAACGCCCTCAACAGCACAACCATACTAGAGCTGCAGCAGGCTATACAGGAGGTTTACGACGACACCACTATAAAAGGAGTTATTATAACCGGCGTAGGCGCAAAAGCCTTTGTTGCCGGAGCTGATATTGCAGAAATAGCAGAACTAAGCGAAGTTAATGCCCGCAGTTTTGCAGAGCGTGGCCAGGAGGTGTTCAGCATGATTGAGCGCTGCAATAAACCTGTAATTGCCGCTGTAAATGGTTTTGCCCTGGGTGGCGGTTGCGAGCTCGCCATGGCCTGCCACATGCGCATTGCCAGCGAGAATGCTAAATTCGGACAGCCAGAAGTTAATCTTGGTCTTATTCCGGGGTACGGTGGCACACAACGCCTGACACAGCTTATAGGCAAAGGCAAGGCCATGGAACTGATGATGACAGCCGACATGCTTTCTGCCCCGGAGGCTTTAGCCTTAGGTTTAGCCAACCATGTGGTAGCTCAGGAAGAACTGCTGCCTAAATGCCACGAAATATTAACAAAAATATTAGCAAAAGCACCTCTCGCTATCGGTATGGTAATAGATTGTGTAAATGCCGTTTACGCCAAAGATGAAAACGGCTACCAGACCGAGGCCAATTCTTTTGCCCGCTGCTGCACTTCCGAAGACTTTGTAGAAGGCACCAATGCTTTCCTGGAAAAACGCAAGGCCAATTTCAAAGGCATATAA
- the mscL gene encoding large-conductance mechanosensitive channel protein MscL: MGFLGEFKKFAVKGNVIDLAVGVVIGTAFGAITSSLVKDVIMPPLGLIISKVDFTKLKLILKAAVIENGEVVEPEVAILYGNFMQAVMNFIIIAFAIFLLVRLINRTREKEAAKPAPPVNKEEQLLAEIRDILKAQGGGEASSGEKVV; the protein is encoded by the coding sequence ATGGGTTTTCTGGGAGAGTTTAAGAAGTTTGCTGTAAAAGGCAATGTAATAGATTTAGCTGTAGGTGTGGTTATTGGTACTGCCTTTGGTGCCATTACTTCTTCTTTGGTAAAAGATGTAATCATGCCTCCGTTAGGTCTTATTATCAGTAAGGTAGACTTTACAAAACTAAAATTGATTCTTAAAGCCGCTGTTATAGAAAATGGAGAGGTAGTTGAACCGGAAGTAGCTATACTTTATGGTAATTTTATGCAGGCTGTCATGAATTTTATCATTATTGCCTTTGCCATATTTCTGTTGGTGCGCTTAATAAACAGAACAAGAGAAAAAGAAGCGGCTAAACCTGCTCCTCCTGTCAATAAAGAAGAGCAACTGCTAGCCGAAATTCGCGATATTTTAAAGGCGCAGGGTGGAGGTGAGGCTTCGTCGGGTGAAAAGGTGGTGTAG
- a CDS encoding DUF3078 domain-containing protein: MSKFFRRLIAILFFCACFWLQPALAQDTTLADSVTARVLWDHGGTGTINFSQVSLSNWAAGGQNSLSVLGIANLYANYKDGPNTWNNNLDVTFGTVKIENQRLRKSDDRIELNLKYGRRASEQWFYTAQLNARTQLTPTYNDTRTNRLSNFFSPAFITSSLGMDYKPNEKLSVFLSPLTSKFTIVASQGLADTGAFGVQPAMPDILGNPVPGTGRHFRGEFGGFVNVRFRQEIMKNITLQSKIDLFSNYVVRPQNIDVNFENLLNFKVNKFVSASIFVHMIYDDDIPVKVDRTGDGVLDGTGPRLQLKETLGIGLSYKFK, translated from the coding sequence ATGTCCAAGTTTTTTCGTCGACTCATTGCTATACTTTTTTTTTGTGCCTGTTTTTGGTTACAACCTGCTCTTGCCCAGGATACTACTCTGGCAGACAGTGTAACAGCCAGGGTGTTGTGGGACCATGGTGGCACAGGCACAATCAACTTTAGCCAGGTTAGCCTGAGCAACTGGGCTGCCGGAGGGCAGAACTCACTTTCTGTGTTAGGTATTGCTAATCTGTATGCCAATTATAAAGACGGACCTAATACCTGGAATAATAATCTGGATGTGACGTTTGGAACTGTAAAAATTGAGAACCAGCGCCTGCGGAAAAGTGATGACCGTATTGAGCTGAACTTGAAGTATGGCCGCAGAGCTTCTGAACAGTGGTTCTACACCGCACAGTTAAATGCCCGCACCCAGCTTACCCCTACCTATAACGATACCAGAACAAACAGGCTGTCTAACTTCTTTTCACCTGCTTTTATCACTTCATCTTTAGGGATGGATTATAAGCCTAATGAGAAGCTTTCTGTTTTCTTATCGCCTCTAACCAGTAAGTTTACCATTGTAGCTAGCCAGGGCCTGGCAGATACGGGTGCTTTTGGTGTGCAACCGGCTATGCCAGACATATTGGGAAATCCTGTGCCGGGTACAGGAAGGCACTTCAGGGGTGAGTTTGGTGGCTTTGTAAATGTTCGGTTCCGGCAGGAGATCATGAAGAACATCACCTTGCAGTCTAAAATTGATTTGTTCTCCAATTATGTTGTCAGGCCTCAGAATATAGATGTGAACTTCGAGAACCTGCTGAACTTTAAAGTAAACAAGTTTGTGTCGGCCAGCATTTTTGTGCACATGATATATGATGATGATATTCCGGTAAAGGTTGATCGTACTGGTGATGGCGTGTTAGATGGTACAGGGCCAAGGCTTCAGCTTAAAGAGACATTGGGTATAGGCTTATCTTACAAGTTTAAATAG